GGCAGCGGATGCGGCGCGGCGATGCGCGCCTCCAGGGTGGCCACATAACTGCGGGCGTCGGCTTCGTTGAGGAAGGTGATGGCCTGCTTATCGAGACAGACCTGCCAGGCACTGGTGGTGGACTTGCGCAACGGACGGACCACGATCTTCATACTGATGCCCTCGGGAACAGACGAAAGGTGGAGGTCCGATTCTAGGGCGGTTTTAGTTGCAGAACAGTGACGTTCGTCGGTCTGGCCTAGGCGCGTTCGCGCTGCCGGTCGGCGTACCAGGCCTCGAACTCCGGTGGCGGCAGCGGGGTACTGAACAGGAAACCCTGGCATTGTTGGCAGCCCAGCTTGCGCAGGATGTCCCACTGCTCGGTGGTTTCCACCCCTTCGGCGAGGACGTCCAGATCCAGGCCCTGGCCCAGGGCGACGATGGCCGCGGCGATTGCCTGGCTGCTGTGGGTCCCGCTATCACTGCGCAATTCGTGCATGAAGCTCTGGTCGATCTTGAGCTTGTCCAGCGGAAAGCGGCGCAGGTAGGCCAGCGACGAATAGCCGGTACCGAAGTCGTCCACCGCGATGCGCACGCCCAGTGTCTTGAGGGTGGCCAGGGACATCAGCGCCTCTTCGACATTGCTCATCAGGGTGCCTTCGGTAATCTCCAGCTCCAGGTGTTCGGCCGGCAACCGGCTGCGGGCCAGGGCGCGGGAGATGGTGCTGGCCAGGTCGCGCTTGGCGAATTGCCGCGGCGAAATGTTGATGGCCAGGGTATGGAGTTCCAGTCCGAGGGCGAGCCAGTTGTGCATCTGTTGGCAGGCCGTCTCGATGATCCAATCGCCCAGGGGCACGATCAGCCCGGTTTCCTCGGCCAGGGGAATGAATTCATTGGGTGGGATCAGGCCCAGTTCCGGGTCCTGCCAGCGGACCAGGGCTTCCACGCCGATCGCCTGCGCCGTGCTCACGCTCATCAGCGGCTGGTAGTGCAGCACGAAGTCACCACGCTTGAGCGCTGTGCGCAGCCGCGATTCGAGATTCAGGCGCCGCCGCGATTGCTCGGTGAGCGCCTGGGTGTAGAAGCGGAACGTATCGCGCCCCTGGTCCTTGGCCTGGTGCATGGCCGTGTCGGCATTGCGGATGAGTTCATCGGCGCTGGTGCCATCGTCGGGATAGAGGCTGATGCCGATGCTGGCGCTGAGATAGATGTCATGGTCAGCGAGGTGAAAGGGTTGTTCGAGCTTGGCGAGCATCGCCTGGGCGATCTGGGCGGCGAATTCCGGGCGGTCGATGCGCTCGACGATGATCAGGTACTCGTCACCGCCGATGCGCGCCAGGGTGATGTCCTCGCTGAGCAGGGCTCGCAGGCGGGCGGAAAACTCCACCAGCAACTCGTCGCCCAGCGCATGGCCATGGCCTTCGTTGACGGTGCGGAAATGGTCGAAATCGAGGATCAGCACCGCCACCAGGTATTCCTGGGGTTCGGCCAGCGCCAGGGCATGCTCAAGGTGGGTACGGGCCAACAGCCGGTTGGGCAGGTCGGTAAGGGGATCATGGTGGGCCAGGTGGCTCAGGCGCGCTTCGCTTTCCCGCAGGCGAGAGGTGTCGCTGACCGTCACGGTGTACTGGCGGCGATCCTGCGGGTAGAGGGTGTCGATGGTGGTCCAGGCGGGGAAGGTGTTGCCATCGACCCGCGGCCACAGCAATTCGCCTTCCCAGCGCCCGTCGCGACGGACCGTGCGCCACAGCTCGCGATAGAAACGCTGATCCTGCCGCCCGCCGCTGGGCAGCCCCAGACGCTGGCCGAGCAGGGTGGCTTCCTGGGTACCCAGCAGCCGGGCGAAGGCCGGATTCACCGCCAGGATCCAGCGGCGCTCGTCCAGCAACAGCAGGCCATCGCGGCTGTTCTGGAACATGGCCGCGGCCTGGCGCAGGCTTTCTTCCTGTTGCTTGCGCAGGGTGATGTCCTGGGCAGTGCTGATGAAATACAGCGGGACGCCCTGGTCGTCGCGAATCAGGCGGGTGGTGACATTGGCCCAGACCGGCTGGCCGTTGCGGTGCAGATAGCGTTTTTCCAGGGTGTAACGATCCTGACCACTGTCGACCAGTTGCCGCCTGAGGGCAGCGCTCAGGGCGCGTTCGTCCGGATGGGTGACCGCCGCCGCATCGCGCTGCAGCAGTTCAGGTTGCGAGTAGCCAAGCATCTGGCAGAAGTGATGGTTGGCGCTGAGCCAGCGCCCATCCAGATCGCTGAGCATGATGCCGGTGTAGGCCTGCTCGAAGATGCCCCGATAGCGTGCCTCACTGGCGCGCTGGGCCTGGACGACGCGCTGTTGCCGGATGGCCAGCACCGCCAGGCGGGTGAATTCGGTGATCAGCGCCTGGGTCTCGGGTTCGGGCAGGCGTGCCTCGCCGTAGTAGATCCCCAGGGCGCCGACGGCGCGCTGCTGTTCATCCAGCAGGGGCAGGGCCCAGGCACCGCGGATACCGGCCGCGAGGGCGGCGTGTAGCAGCGGTTGCCAGGCCGGGTCCAGTTCGACATCGACGGTAAACACCGGCGCCCGGGTGGTGACCGCGGTACAGCAGCCCTGGTCGTGACGCTGGCGGGGCACGCTTTCCAAGGCGGCCTGGAAGGCCGGCGGCAGACTGGGAGCGGCCGCTACGCGTAGATGCTCGCCTTGGTCGTCCAGCAGCAGGGCCACGCGCATCTCGGGATAGATCCGCTCCAGCCGCTGGGCGATGCCCTGCTGGATTTCCGCCAGCGGCAGGCCGGTGAGCAGGTCATCGAGCACGTCACTGCGGGCCTGCTGCAGCTGTTGCGCCTGGTAGTCGTGATGGATGTCGGTCAAGGTGCCCTGGATCTCGCCATCCAGACCGGCGCGCAACTCCATCTGCATCCAGCGATGACTTTCCACCGACAGCCGCAAGCGGACCACGCCACTCCAGTGCAGCCGCTGACCGGCGGCGAAATCCGCCACCAGCTTTCGGAGCTTGGCGCCGTCCTGCGGATGGAAGGCCTGATCCAGCGGCTGGTTGAGCGACTGGGTCGCGGATTGCCCGGTCAGATTTTCCCAGGCCGGATTGAGAAAGCGCCAGCGGCCCCGCGGATCGCTGGCGAACACCACCAGCGGCAGATGCTGGACCAGCTCGCGATAACGCCGCTGGCTGTCCTGCAGGGCCTGCTCGGCGAGCTTGTGGCTGGTGATGTCGACCAGCGCGCCGCGGGTGATGCCGGCTTCGTCGAAATCGCTCTGCCAGTTGAGCCAGCGCCAGCTGCCCGCGCCGTCGTCGAAATGGGCCGAGAAATTCAGCGGCCCCTGCATGTGCTGCAGGCGTTCGAGCATGCTGCGCACATGGTCGCGATCGTCGGCCCAGGCGCAAGAAGCGATGGTGGCGACTTCCAGCGGCTTGCCGGTGTTGGGCTGGCGCAGCATCACCAAGGCGCGCTCGGAACAGAGCAGGCGACCATCGGGCAGCAATTGCCAGTCACCGGTGTTGGTCAGCCGCTGGACGAAATCCTGGGTCGCGCGTTGCGCCTGCAGGGCTTCGATGATGTCTTCGCGGTGTTTGAGCTGCCGACGCATCAGGTCATACAGCGCCAGCGCCACCAGGCTGACAAAGCCCAGTCCCTTGAGGGTCTGCCAGGGATAGTGGCTGGCGGACTCGCCAACCAGCGCCTGCAACAGCGCATCACTGCCGATCACCCAGAGGGCGCTCAGTATCAGATATATCAGGGCAATGCGCGCAGGGGAGGGAAGCCGCATCCCGGATCCTCAAGGGCCCCGAGCTTGGGTGTCGGGTTCAATCCAGAATTGACCTGCCAAACGTGCGGCAGTTCTGGTTTCGCTTGCGAGAAAAGCGCGGAATCTCATCGTCAGCGAGATCGCCGTCCCGGCAGGAAAAGCATCGCTGCAGACGCTGGCAGCGTTGTTGTCTGATCTCGTGCAATTTACCCGCATTTCTGCCGCCGGATTGCATTTTGCCCGCTGCTTATTTCCTGGGTTTTTCTATAAGTATTTGATTTTTAACGTATTTAAAAAGGTCTGGAATTCGCCGCCAACGTTGCGCTCTACATAAAAGTCGCTGCTGCCAGGACTTAGGCGCAGTACAACCAAGGAAAACAGGAGTCATCTCATGAAAAAGACTTTCGGTACCTTTGCCCTCGCTGCCGTCACCGCTTCCGTACTGAGCCTGCCGCTGGCCGGCGGCGCCTTCGCGGCCACCAGCCAGAATATGACCCTGGCGGCCAACAACTCCGTGGACAAGACCGAAGAAGCCGTGTCCGACACCTGGATCACCAGCAAGGTGAAGGCGTCCTTCCTGGCTGACGAACACATCAAGGGCACCGCCATCAAGGTCGAGACCAACAAGGGCGTCGTTTCCCTGTCCGGCACCGTGGCCACCGAGGCCCAGCGCGACCTGGCCATCAAAGAGGCCAAGGCTATCAAGGGCGTCAAGGCTGTCTCGGCCGATGCTCTGAAAGCGGCTCAGTAACCCTGAGCACGATGGCAGCGCCGGTCGCTGCCATCGCCCTTCACCCCGGAGAACTCTGATGACCGACACGACCGAAACCCTCAACGATCTGATCGAGATCGCCCGTGATGGCAAGAATTTCTACGAGCACGCCCTCACCGAAGTGAAGAGCCCCGAGCTGAAGGCGCTGTTCACCGAAATCGCCCAGAGCAAGGCTGAAATCATCAGCGCGCTGAGCAGCCAGGTATCGGCTGCGGGCGAAAAGCCAGCCGAGCAAGGCACCTTCGCCGGCAGCTTCCGCAAGTACTACACCGACGTCAAAACCTCCTTCGCCAGCAAGGAGCGAGAAGAGGTTACCTACGTCAGCGAATTGGAAGAGCAGGAAGACCGCCTGCTGCACGCGCTGGAGCGTGCCGTGAACGAACACGCCACGCCGGATGCCCAGGCCAGCCTGCGCAGCCAGCTGGAAAAGGCCCGTGCGACCCATGATCGCATGCGTGACCTGAAGCACCGTATGCAGGCCGCCCACTAAGGCAGCCGGTACGAAAAGCCCCGCCAAGCGGGGCTTTTTTTCGCCCTGGGTTCAGCTTTTGGTCGCGCGGTTGAGGCGTGCCTCGATCAGACTGTCGACCACCGAGGGGTCGGCCAGGGTCGAGGTATCGCCCAGGCTGTCCAGCTCGTCGCAGGCGATCTTGCGCAGGATGCGTCTCATGATCTTGCCCGAGCGGGTCTTGGGCAGCGCCGGCGCCCACTGCAGGAATTCCGGCTTGGCGAAACTGCCGATCTGGTCGGCTACCTGTTGGCGCAGTTGTGCCTTGAGTTCATCGCTCGGGGTCACTCCGCCCTTGGTGGTGACGAAGGCATAGACCGCCTGGCCCTTGACCTCATGGGGGCAACCCACCACCGCCGCCTCGGCCACGTCCGGGTGCTCGGTGAGCACGCTTTCCACCTCGGCGGTGCCGATTCGGTGGCCGGAGACGTTGAGTACGTCGTCCACCCGCCCGGTGATCCAGTAGTAGCCGTCCTCGTCCCGCCGGGCACCGTCACCGGTGAAGTAATAGCCTGGATAGGCGCTGAAGTAGGTATCGATCAGCCGCTGGTGATCGCCGTACACGGTACGGATCTGGCTGGGCCAGCTGGCCTTGATCGCCAGCACGCCGCTGCCGGGACCCTCGATCTCCCGGCCCTGTTCGTCCAGCAGCACCGGCTGCACGCCGAAGAAGGGCAGGGTGGCCGAGCCCGGTTTTAGCGCCAGGGCGCCGGGTGGCGGGGCGATGAGGATGCTGCCGGTCTCGGTCTGCCACCAGGTGTCGACGATGGGGCAGCGCCCTTCACCCACCACCCGGTGATACCACTCCCAGGCCTCCGGGTTGATCGGCTCGCCGACGCTGCCCAGCAGCCGCAGACTCTGCCGCGAGGTACGCTGCACCGGCGTATCACCTTCACGCATCAGGGCGCGCAGGGCGGTCGGGGCGGTGTAGAAGATGTTGACCTGGTGCTTGTCCACCACCTGCCACAGACGACTGGCATCGGGATAGCTCGGTACCCCCTCGAACATCAGGGTGGTGGCGCCGTTGGCCAGCGGGCCGTAGACGATGTAGCTGTGCCCGGTCACCCAGCCGACATCGGCGGTGCACCAGAAGACCTGGCCCTCGTGGTAGTCGAACAGGTACTTGAAGCTCAGGGTGGCGCCCAGCAGATAGCCGCCGGTGGTGTGCAGCACCCCCTTGGGTTTGCCGGTGGAACCCGAGGTATAGAGGATGAACAGCGGATCCTCGGCGTCCATGGGTTCCGCCGGGCAGTCGGCGGTCACGTCAGCCACCGCCTGGGCGTAGGAGAGATCGCGCCCCTCCACCCGGGCTACCGCGGCGCCGGTGTGCTCCACCAGCAGCACCGTATGGACCTCCGGGCACTTGGCCAGCGCCTTGTCGACGTTGGCCTTGAGCGGGATGTGCTTGCCGCCGCGTACGCCCTCGTCGGCGGTGATCACTACCTGGCAATCGGCGTCGAGGATACGGTCACGCAAGGCCTCGGGCGAGAAGCCACCGAATACCACCGAGTGCACCGCGCCGATCCGCGCGCAGGCCAGCATGGCGTAGGCCGCTTCGGGAATCATCGGCAGATAGAGGCAGACCCGGTCGCCTTTTTTCACCCCGCGCGTCTTGAGCACATTGGCCAGCCGGCAGACCTGTTCGTGCAGCTGGCGGTAGCTGATGGCCTGGCTGTCGGCGGGATCGTCGCCTTCCCAGAGGATGGCGGTCTGGTCGCCACGCGCGCCCAGGTGGCGATCGATGCAGTTGTAGGCGACGTTGAGCTGGCCGCCGCTGAACCAGCGGGTGCGGCCCTGGCGCATATCGCCGCTGTGGACCTCGTCCCAGGTGCGGAACCAGTCGAGCAGGGCACTGGCCTGCTCGCTCCAGAAGCGCTCCGGCTGCTCCACCGAGCGCTGGTAGAGTTCGCGATAACGGGCTTCGTCGAGATGGGCACGGGCGCCCAGGCTCTCGGGCACGGGGTAGCGTTGGCTCATGGCCGGCTCCTTCTTGGTGTTGTTGTGCTCACCAGTTTAGGCCGCGAAAGGCGAGGCGGGGTTCAGCCGGGCGACAAAACGAAAAAAGCGCCGCAGAGCGGCGCTTTTCAGGGGGAACGAGAGACGATTAGCCGCGGTGGCGACCGCGGAAGTAATCAATCAGACCCTGGGTGGAACCATCGTCCGCCTTGCCTTCGGCACGACCGATGATGTGCTGGTAGACGTCCTTGCCCAGCTCCTTGCCCAGCTCGACACCCCACTGGTCGAAGCAGTTGATGCCCCAGATGACGCTCTGTACGAACACCTTGTGCTCGTACAGGGCCACCAGCGCACCCAGGCGCCGCGGCGAGATACGCTCCAGCACCAGGGTGTTGCTCGGGCGGTTGCCCGGGATCACCTTGTGCGGCGCCAGCTTGGCGATCTCGGCTTCGCCCAGGCCCTTCTCGCGCAGCTCGATCTCGGCTTCTTCGCGGGTCTTGCCCAGCATCAGCGCCTGGCTCTGCGACAGGCAGTTGGCATAGAGCCACTGCTGGTGATCAGCCACCGGGTTATGGCTCACCACCGGGACGATGAAGTCGCCGGGGATCAGCTGGGTGCCCTGGTGGAGCAACTGGTGGTAGGCGTGCTGGCCGTTGCAGCCGACGCCGCCCCAGATCACCGGGCCGGTCTCCAGGCTCACCGGCGAGCCGTCCTGGCGCACGCTCTTGCCGTTGGACTCCATGTCCAGCTGCTGCAGGTGCTTCACGAAGTTACGCAGGTGGTGGTCGTAGGGCAGGATGGCGTGGCTGGTGGCGCCCCAGAAGTTGCCGTACCAGACCCCGAGCAGGCCCAGCAGCACCGGCATGTTCTCTTCGAAGGGCGCGCTGGTGAAATGCTGGTCCATGGCGTAGGCGCCGGCCAGCAGGTCCTTGAAGTTGGACATGCCGATGGCCAGGGCGATGGGCAGGCCGATGGCCGACCACAGCGAATATCGCCCGCCGACCCAATCCCACATCGGGAAGATGTTCTCTTCGGCGATGCCGAATTCCACCGCCACCTTCACGTTGCTGGAGACGGCGATGAAGTGCTTGTGCAGCTCCGGCTCCGGGCAGCCCTGGGCCAGGCACCAGGCGCGAGCGGCCTGGGCGTTCTTCAGGGTCTCCAGGGTGCCGAAGGACTTGGAGGAGACGATGAACAGGGTGGTATCGGCGGCCAGCTTGGAGGTCACCTCGCGGAATTCGCTGCCGTCGATGTTGGCCAGGTAGTGGCAACGCACGCCGCGCTGGGTGAAGGGCACCAGCGCCTCGGACACCAGTTGCGGGCCGAGGAAGGAGCCACCGATGCCGATGTTCACCACGTCGGTGATGGGCTTCTCGGTGTAGCCGCGCCAGAGGCCGTTGTGGATGCGGCTGACCAGCTCGGTCATCTGGTTCAGGACCCGGTGCACCTCGGGCATGATGTCCTGGCCATCGATCTGGACGCTGTCGCCCACCGGACGGCGCAGCGCGGTGTGCAGGGCCGGGCGGTGTTCGGACGAGTTGACGTAGGCGCCGTCGAACAGGGTGCGGATGGCCCCTTCGAGACCCGCTTCACGGGCCAGGTTGACCAGCAGCTCGCGGGTCTGCTCGGTGATGAGGTTCTTGGAGTAGTCGAGGAACAGACCACTGCTGCTCAGGGAGAAATGCTTGAAACGCTGCGGATCGGCGGCGAAGGCATCGCGCATGCGGAAGTTCTGCATGGCCTTGCGGTGATCCTGCAGCGCTTTCCAGGAGGCGAGCTGGGTCACATCGAGAGGCTGTTGATAGTACTCCATGGGTCGGCTTTTCCTTGGTGGCTCTTGTTTGCTGTTGTGCCCCACAAGCCAACGGCTTGCAAGGGAAAATCGGACGCGGCGCGGCGATGCGCTTCGAGCATGAAAAAGCCCGGTATGTTCCGGGCTTCCTGGGTACGGGCAGGCTGGGGTGCGCTAACCTTCGGTTGCGTCACACTCGGTGCTTGCGGCGAAAGCTCAGATTGTCGATCAGGCGGGTCTGGCCGAGATAGGCGGCCACCAGCAGGACCAGGTCGCGGTCCTCCGCGCCGGCGGTTTGCAGACTAAACTGCCGGCGCAGTTCCAGATAGTCGACTTTAAGCCCAAGAGCTTGCAATTCGGCGACACCGGCGGCCAGGGTCGGCTCGATCGCGGCACCCGCGCCGAGCTGGTCGGCCAGGCGTTTCAACAGGCTGTACAGGCAGGGCGCGCTGGCCCTCTGGCTGTCATCGAGATAGCCATTGCGCGACGACAGCGCCAGGCCGTCGGTCGCCCGCACCGTGGGCTGGGCGACGATCTCGATGGGCATGTCCAGGTCCTGGACCAGCTTGCGGATCACCGCCAGTTGCTGATAGTCCTTCTCGCCGAAGACCGCCACGTCCGGTTGTGCCATCTGGAACAGCTTGGTGACCACCGTCGCCACGCCCTCGAAATGGCCCGGACGCCGCGCGCCGCACAGGCCCTCGGACACCAGGGGTACGTTCACCCGGGTCAGGCCGTCCATGCCGTGCGGATACATCTCCGTTACCGCGGGGGCGAAGAGCAGATCGCAATGGGCCTCGTTGAGCTGGCGGCTGTCTTCCGCGAGGGTGCGCGGATACTTATCCAGATCCTCGCTCGGGCCGAATTGCAGCGGGTTGACGAAGATGCTCGCCACCACGAAATCGGCGTGGCGCCGGGCGGTGTCCACCAGGGCGATGTGGCCGGCGTGGAGATTGCCCATGGTGGGCACCAGGCCGATGCGCAGACCTTGGCGGCGTGCAGCGGCCACGGCGGCACGTAGTTCACGTACGGTATGCACCGTCTTCATGCGGAAAATCCGTGTTCGGGAGCGGGGAAGCTGCCGTCCTTGACGGCGGCCACGTAGGCCGCGAGGGCAGCCTGGATGCTGTCCTGGCCGGCCATGAAATTGCGCACGAACCTGGGCGTGCGACCACGTAGCGCCAGGCCGAGCATGTCGTGCAGCACCAGCACCTGGCCGTCGGTGGCGGCACCGGCGCCGATGCCGATCACCGGCACACGGGCGGCGCGGGTGATTTCTTCGGCCAGCGCCGAGGGTACGCATTCGAGCAGCAGCATGGCGGCGCCCGCGTCTTCCAGTTCCTTGGCCGCGTCACGCAGTTGCTGGGCGCGTACCGGATCGCGCCCCTGCACCTTGAAGCCGCCGAAGACGTTGACCGACTGGGGCGTCAGGCCCAGGTGGGCGCAGACCGGTACACCATTGGCCGCCAGACGGCGGATCGGCTCGGCCAGCCAGCCATCGCCCTCGAGCTTGACCATCTGCGCGCCCGCCTGCATCAGGCGGCCGGCGCTGGTCAGGGTCTGCTCCAGGGTGGCGTAGGTCATGAACGAGAGGTCGGCGACGATGAAGGCCCCGGCCTGGCCGCGCTTGACGCAGGCGGTGTGGTAGACCATGTCGTCGAGGGTCACCGGCAGGGTGCTGTCGTGGCCCTGCAACACCATGCCCAGCGAATCGCCGATGAGCAGCATCTCGACGCCGGCCTGGCTGGCGGCCTGGGCGAAGGTGGCATCGTAGGCCGTCAGCATGGCGATCTTCTCGCCACGTTGCTTGAGGCCCTGAAGGGTCGTGAGGCTGATATCAGGCATGCAAAAGGGTCCTCATGGGACGGCGCTATGGTTATTGTCTGGCGCCGCGAGCGCGGTTTCGCACCGCGCAAAAAACGGCTGCTATAGTCTCGGCGCATCCGGTACAAGTCAATGACCGTTGTTACCGCCGTGTTACCGGGTGGGTAACGACGGTACCAGCCGCTCCAGGCCTTCGAAAGGGCAGGCGGATAGCAGGTCGGACAACTGGCGGCCGTCGGGCAGGCGCAATCCGGGCGCGAGATCGGCCAGCGGATAGAGCACGAAGGCGCGGGCGTGCAGGTGGTAATGCGGCACCTGCAGACGGGGCTCGTCGATCAGCCGCTCGCCGAACAGCAGGATATCGATGTCCAGGGTGCGTGGCCCCCAGCGCTCGTCCTTGCGCACCCGGCCCTGCTGCTGCTCGATGGCCTGGGTGGCGTCGAGCAGGTCCAGTGGGGCGAGGGCGGTATCCAGGGCCGCCACGGCATTGACGTAGCGCGGCTGGTCGGGCGGTCCCAGCGGATCGCTGGCATAGAAGGCCGACACCGCCACCAGGCGACTCTCAGGCAGCCCGGCCAGGGCCTCCAGGGCAGCGTCCAATTGGCGCCGGGGCTCGGCCAGGTTGCTGCCCAGTCCGAGATAGACCCGCTCCATCATTCGTCGCCGGACGAGGGCGCATCGGAGGTGCGCCGCTTGCGACTGCTGCCGCCACGACGGCGACGCTTGGCGGGAGCACCTTCTTCGCGGCTCAGGTTCTTGATCATCTCGCGCCGCTGGCTGTCGCCGACCTCCTGGTAGCGGGTCCACCATTCGCCCAGGCCACCGGTTTCCTCGCCGGCGCTCTCGCGCAGCAGCAGGAAGTCGTAGCCGGCGCGGAAGCGCGGATTCTCCAGCAATTGATCGGCGCGCTTGCCCTGGCGACGTGGCAGGCGCTCCTGCATGTCCCAGATCTCCCGCATGGGCAGGGTGAAGCGCTTGGGTACGGCGGTGCGCTGGCACTGTTGCTGCGTCAGGTCATGGGCAGCTTCCTGCATGGCCGGAATCGGCGGCAGGCCCCGCTCCTGGTGATAGCGAACGCGCTCGGGCAGCGCCGGCCAGAGCAATGCGGCGAAGAGGAAGGCTGGGGTGACCGGCTTGCCTTCACGGATGCGCGCATCGGTATTGGCCAGCGCCTGGCGAATCAGGCTGCCGGCGTATTCAGGGTCTCGTTCCAGGGCTTCGCCACTGGCGGGGAAGAGCGGCGCGAACAGGCCGTATTGGCACAGCAGTTCGAAGGTGCGCTCGGCCTTGCCGCCGAGCAGCAGCTTGATCACCTCGTCGAACAGCCGCGGCGCCGGGATATCGCGCAGCAGGGGTGCCAGGCGACTGATGGGTTCAGCGGTGGCCGCCTCGATCTGGAAATCCAGCTTGGCGGCAAAGCGCACGGCCCTGAGCATTCGTACCGGATCTTCCAGGTAGCGTTGCTCGGGATCGCCGATCAGCCGGATCTGCCGCAGGCGGATATCCTG
The window above is part of the Pseudomonas oryzihabitans genome. Proteins encoded here:
- the acs gene encoding acetate--CoA ligase, yielding MSQRYPVPESLGARAHLDEARYRELYQRSVEQPERFWSEQASALLDWFRTWDEVHSGDMRQGRTRWFSGGQLNVAYNCIDRHLGARGDQTAILWEGDDPADSQAISYRQLHEQVCRLANVLKTRGVKKGDRVCLYLPMIPEAAYAMLACARIGAVHSVVFGGFSPEALRDRILDADCQVVITADEGVRGGKHIPLKANVDKALAKCPEVHTVLLVEHTGAAVARVEGRDLSYAQAVADVTADCPAEPMDAEDPLFILYTSGSTGKPKGVLHTTGGYLLGATLSFKYLFDYHEGQVFWCTADVGWVTGHSYIVYGPLANGATTLMFEGVPSYPDASRLWQVVDKHQVNIFYTAPTALRALMREGDTPVQRTSRQSLRLLGSVGEPINPEAWEWYHRVVGEGRCPIVDTWWQTETGSILIAPPPGALALKPGSATLPFFGVQPVLLDEQGREIEGPGSGVLAIKASWPSQIRTVYGDHQRLIDTYFSAYPGYYFTGDGARRDEDGYYWITGRVDDVLNVSGHRIGTAEVESVLTEHPDVAEAAVVGCPHEVKGQAVYAFVTTKGGVTPSDELKAQLRQQVADQIGSFAKPEFLQWAPALPKTRSGKIMRRILRKIACDELDSLGDTSTLADPSVVDSLIEARLNRATKS
- a CDS encoding BON domain-containing protein, whose product is MKKTFGTFALAAVTASVLSLPLAGGAFAATSQNMTLAANNSVDKTEEAVSDTWITSKVKASFLADEHIKGTAIKVETNKGVVSLSGTVATEAQRDLAIKEAKAIKGVKAVSADALKAAQ
- the pgi gene encoding glucose-6-phosphate isomerase, with amino-acid sequence MEYYQQPLDVTQLASWKALQDHRKAMQNFRMRDAFAADPQRFKHFSLSSSGLFLDYSKNLITEQTRELLVNLAREAGLEGAIRTLFDGAYVNSSEHRPALHTALRRPVGDSVQIDGQDIMPEVHRVLNQMTELVSRIHNGLWRGYTEKPITDVVNIGIGGSFLGPQLVSEALVPFTQRGVRCHYLANIDGSEFREVTSKLAADTTLFIVSSKSFGTLETLKNAQAARAWCLAQGCPEPELHKHFIAVSSNVKVAVEFGIAEENIFPMWDWVGGRYSLWSAIGLPIALAIGMSNFKDLLAGAYAMDQHFTSAPFEENMPVLLGLLGVWYGNFWGATSHAILPYDHHLRNFVKHLQQLDMESNGKSVRQDGSPVSLETGPVIWGGVGCNGQHAYHQLLHQGTQLIPGDFIVPVVSHNPVADHQQWLYANCLSQSQALMLGKTREEAEIELREKGLGEAEIAKLAPHKVIPGNRPSNTLVLERISPRRLGALVALYEHKVFVQSVIWGINCFDQWGVELGKELGKDVYQHIIGRAEGKADDGSTQGLIDYFRGRHRG
- the panC gene encoding pantoate--beta-alanine ligase, which codes for MKTVHTVRELRAAVAAARRQGLRIGLVPTMGNLHAGHIALVDTARRHADFVVASIFVNPLQFGPSEDLDKYPRTLAEDSRQLNEAHCDLLFAPAVTEMYPHGMDGLTRVNVPLVSEGLCGARRPGHFEGVATVVTKLFQMAQPDVAVFGEKDYQQLAVIRKLVQDLDMPIEIVAQPTVRATDGLALSSRNGYLDDSQRASAPCLYSLLKRLADQLGAGAAIEPTLAAGVAELQALGLKVDYLELRRQFSLQTAGAEDRDLVLLVAAYLGQTRLIDNLSFRRKHRV
- the panB gene encoding 3-methyl-2-oxobutanoate hydroxymethyltransferase; this encodes MPDISLTTLQGLKQRGEKIAMLTAYDATFAQAASQAGVEMLLIGDSLGMVLQGHDSTLPVTLDDMVYHTACVKRGQAGAFIVADLSFMTYATLEQTLTSAGRLMQAGAQMVKLEGDGWLAEPIRRLAANGVPVCAHLGLTPQSVNVFGGFKVQGRDPVRAQQLRDAAKELEDAGAAMLLLECVPSALAEEITRAARVPVIGIGAGAATDGQVLVLHDMLGLALRGRTPRFVRNFMAGQDSIQAALAAYVAAVKDGSFPAPEHGFSA
- a CDS encoding PA2169 family four-helix-bundle protein; protein product: MTDTTETLNDLIEIARDGKNFYEHALTEVKSPELKALFTEIAQSKAEIISALSSQVSAAGEKPAEQGTFAGSFRKYYTDVKTSFASKEREEVTYVSELEEQEDRLLHALERAVNEHATPDAQASLRSQLEKARATHDRMRDLKHRMQAAH
- a CDS encoding bifunctional diguanylate cyclase/phosphodiesterase, yielding MRLPSPARIALIYLILSALWVIGSDALLQALVGESASHYPWQTLKGLGFVSLVALALYDLMRRQLKHREDIIEALQAQRATQDFVQRLTNTGDWQLLPDGRLLCSERALVMLRQPNTGKPLEVATIASCAWADDRDHVRSMLERLQHMQGPLNFSAHFDDGAGSWRWLNWQSDFDEAGITRGALVDITSHKLAEQALQDSQRRYRELVQHLPLVVFASDPRGRWRFLNPAWENLTGQSATQSLNQPLDQAFHPQDGAKLRKLVADFAAGQRLHWSGVVRLRLSVESHRWMQMELRAGLDGEIQGTLTDIHHDYQAQQLQQARSDVLDDLLTGLPLAEIQQGIAQRLERIYPEMRVALLLDDQGEHLRVAAAPSLPPAFQAALESVPRQRHDQGCCTAVTTRAPVFTVDVELDPAWQPLLHAALAAGIRGAWALPLLDEQQRAVGALGIYYGEARLPEPETQALITEFTRLAVLAIRQQRVVQAQRASEARYRGIFEQAYTGIMLSDLDGRWLSANHHFCQMLGYSQPELLQRDAAAVTHPDERALSAALRRQLVDSGQDRYTLEKRYLHRNGQPVWANVTTRLIRDDQGVPLYFISTAQDITLRKQQEESLRQAAAMFQNSRDGLLLLDERRWILAVNPAFARLLGTQEATLLGQRLGLPSGGRQDQRFYRELWRTVRRDGRWEGELLWPRVDGNTFPAWTTIDTLYPQDRRQYTVTVSDTSRLRESEARLSHLAHHDPLTDLPNRLLARTHLEHALALAEPQEYLVAVLILDFDHFRTVNEGHGHALGDELLVEFSARLRALLSEDITLARIGGDEYLIIVERIDRPEFAAQIAQAMLAKLEQPFHLADHDIYLSASIGISLYPDDGTSADELIRNADTAMHQAKDQGRDTFRFYTQALTEQSRRRLNLESRLRTALKRGDFVLHYQPLMSVSTAQAIGVEALVRWQDPELGLIPPNEFIPLAEETGLIVPLGDWIIETACQQMHNWLALGLELHTLAINISPRQFAKRDLASTISRALARSRLPAEHLELEITEGTLMSNVEEALMSLATLKTLGVRIAVDDFGTGYSSLAYLRRFPLDKLKIDQSFMHELRSDSGTHSSQAIAAAIVALGQGLDLDVLAEGVETTEQWDILRKLGCQQCQGFLFSTPLPPPEFEAWYADRQRERA
- the folK gene encoding 2-amino-4-hydroxy-6-hydroxymethyldihydropteridine diphosphokinase; the protein is MMERVYLGLGSNLAEPRRQLDAALEALAGLPESRLVAVSAFYASDPLGPPDQPRYVNAVAALDTALAPLDLLDATQAIEQQQGRVRKDERWGPRTLDIDILLFGERLIDEPRLQVPHYHLHARAFVLYPLADLAPGLRLPDGRQLSDLLSACPFEGLERLVPSLPTR